TGGGCTGCCATGAAATATTGGGAAATTAATTGaagtttgagtttttcttttggATTTTCTTTCTGAACAGCTGAGTTCTATACTTCTATTGCTAGATAGCAGATTGTCTTAACCAGAGGAAGGAAAATTGTGCGGCTGCTGCTAGGGTTTCTCTATTTTCTGAGAATCTTCTCCAGGTTTAgatcgatctctctctctctctctctctctctctctctctctctctctatttttatattgtacGCGTCTTGTTTATTATCTTCGCTTATGtttgtttggcaagaaaatCTCTCTTTTAGGGAAAAATTTATTGCAAGATTTTGcgtttttgagatttttttttttaatttaatagttTCATAGCTTTTGTTTTGGTCGAGCTTTCAACCATTATTTTCCCTTCGTTTTTCTTGGCAATCGAACATTGTTAAAATTCCGATTTTCTCTTCGACTGTAGCTTTCGATTTGTGATAATTCTGTGAACTTTAAGTGTTGGCAATGGCGGACGTGAGGATCAGCAATGGTGTGTCGTTCGACGCTGAAGATAATCAGACAGGAGAGAACTTCTACGATCTTGATCAGCGCACGGACAATGAGGTTAGGGATTCTGGATTGACCAAGAAGATCGAGTCTCTGGAGCTTGAGAAGCTTCAGCTTGTCCGCGAGAATGCCGAGGTCAGAGAGCGAGTGGAGAAATTGACTGCAGAGGTTGAAGAACTGCAAAACAACAATGCATCGATGAAGGAAAAACTCGAAGGAATGGAAAAGGAAATCGAACAGTCTGAAGAGGCCAAGAAAGCCCTTGATGCTATTGCGGCGCGAGCTTTTGAGCTCGAGACCGAGGTCTCAAGACTCCAACATGATTTGATTTCTACGATGAGTGAGGGTGAGGAGGCGAATATAGAGTTGGTTGAATTGAAGGGTATTTTGGGAGACAAGGGAGTGAGAATTGAGAACTTGGAGAGGGAGGTGGAGAGTTTGAAAAAAGAGAAGGTGGAGAGTGAGAGGAAAACAAGAGAATTGGAGAGGAAAGTTGGGGTATTGGAAGTGAGGGAAATTGAGGAGAAGAGTAAGAAAGTAAGGATTGAGGAGGAGATGAGGGAGAAGATTGCTGAGAAAGAGAGGGAGCTTGGTGGGTTTAGGAAGAAGGTTCAGGATTTGGAGTCAGTGATCTCAGAGAAACGGTCTGAATTGGAGAAATGGACGAgggaaaaattggatttaaagGCATTGTCGAGGGAGTCCGAGGAGAAGCTGAAATTGATGGAGTTGAAGGTAGTTGGATTGCAGAAGGAAATGGAGGAGGCAGAGAAGGTGATTACTGGTTTGAAGGAGAAGGCAGTGGATACGATTAGTGGGAGCCTGAATGGGATAAGAGAGAGCGTTATCAGTGGAGAGAAGAAGGGGTTAAACCTAGATTGGCCTGTGGTGGTGGGAGCTACTGGTGCTATTGCTGTTGCAGCTGCTGCCACATATGTGATTTATGCTAGACGGAGGTGATTGCCTTGGAAGATGTAGAGAGAGATTGGGCGAACAGTTGTGGATGCAACTTAGAGGTTTGGGTTCCTGGATTAAAAATGTGTTTCTGTTTGTTAGGCATAATAtggttttgctttgttttgtttgcaGGCCTATGAATCTGGGTTAGCTCTGATTTTGATGTGTTTTTTGAACTTGTTTTGTTGAGGGAAACCTAAATCATATGATATATTTCAAAGGCATTATAATGATATGATTAGAACAGTTAACAcacatgattttatttgttgtaaTTGGTGTAGCGGTATGCTCCAATAGGGATACTCACCGATTAAGTTGGTTGACCAACACATCCTGTAGTTCGAGTATTTTTGTTAGTTATTTTGATGTTATAGTGTCTATATTTTTAAGGATGTCTAATGAGTGGTCTATATTCATCAATGTTGAAATTTGCACCACGTCAAAATGCGCATGGTTATCAGATCTTACGTGTGTATTTGATTGGCTTGCGCTACAAGATCACTGTCTGGCCATTCCCTTTTCAAAAAGTTTATCGTGTATTAGCAATAAGTGTAATTGCTAGTTTGGATACTAACTTGTTTAGAAAGTGAGATGATATAAGAattctgtgaataatagtgaaatagtttaaatgatgatattttattaaaatttgagaaaggaaagagaaaaaattaaaaagaaatactataaaattaaaatattttttaatattatttttgttttgaaatttgaaaaagttatattgttttttgtgttttgtttgaaagtttgtgaaagttataatgattaaataatgattagataaaaaagttgaaaatttgaaattgaaaagtatttgtatttgagtgatatttgaaaatgaaattatgagaaattttgagatgagatgagataagtttatCTCCACTTTCTAAACCAAACTCTTAGAATATCTCATAATATATGTGATTAgcaatgaaatagtttgtgaatagtaataaaataatttgagttaaaatgttgtattgagttttggaaaatgagagacaaaactaaataaaaatattataaagttaaaaaattgtttagatataattttttaatataatttttgttttaaaatttgagaaagatggtttttttttttttttttgttttgtttttgtttgtgctttgtttttaaattggaaaagttgtattggattttatgtttgaataatgattaggtaattgTTAATGAAAAAGTAGAAGACTTGAAATTGAGtattgtgtttgagtgatgctTGAGAAAGAAATATCTGATAATATCGATAATATCTAAACGTTCAAACTAGCCCTAAAATTCAACGGACTTGTGTATTTTGCCCTATGCTTTATTCTATTTCTACTTGTCTTCATATTCATTGTCACAACTAGTTTGACTGTAGTCTTGCCAACTTCCTATTCAACCAAATCTCCTTAGTTTTGAAGAACTCCAAATTTTGCAAGACTTCTAGTAGTTTGGAACACAATTTTCTTGGACCTCCTCATTGATTTGGTACGGTGTGGTGTATTTCAATTTTGAAATTGGATGTTATAAGTAGGGAGACTTCTATGGTACTTCATATTTGTGTATTGTCGGTGTTAATGGTTTCAAAGTTGGTCTCATTAAATTGAAACTTCAAACAGAGTTGGTAGTCCCATTAGGTGAAATGTCTAAACTTGATTCATGGTCGATTAAGTTTTGATAGTCATCCCTTTAtccattttaatattattcctTGCACTTGCAACTTACCGGCACCTAGTCTCCCATGTGCATTCTTGAAATGGCTTGTGGATGCGTCCCCGACTTTAACACAAACTTGTGGGGTGATCCAGAATTGATTCCTTCTCCAACATGCGTCCTTCAGTTCTGGCTTCTTGTTATGACCACCAAACTATGATACTCACACTCAACAAAGGAGGTCACTTCCACTAGCCTTTGAAAGTCTTTTATCGGTAGACAAGCCACTTGAGAATGCATTTGCGACTGTAATCCATCTTGAAATTGCTCTGCATGCATTTATTCCATCAAGATTTGATGTGTGGCAAATCTCTCAAGCTCTATGAACTTAATGACAAATTGCTCAACGGTCATGCAACCATAGACCAAACTGTCAAATTCTCTTGACTTATGCTCTATGCCAAGGAAGAAAAGATCATAAAACCAATGTTTCAAGTTCTATTCTGGTTGTCATTTCAATTTTAGTACTGgaatagaatatttttatatcgGTATGTTTTGGTATACCATGTCGAAATGTAACATATGAGTCCTAAATTAGGGTTtagaattattaattttataattagtattagtattagtatttttagtatttctcatttttttaataaaatctatttttatgtTGAGGTAGTGATTTTATTTGAGTGAGACTCAAGATTTACTTCTCATTTCTAGAAAAGTCTGCAAGCAGCGATGGGTACCAAGTTAAGGTTTAGAGGTGCAAATATTCGGAACGGACTATCCATACATTGGAAGATATGCTGAGGGCTTGTTTATTCGATTTCAAGGGCTCTTGGGAGAATCACATCCCACTTATTGAATTTACCTACAATAGTAGCTATCGGGCGACTATCCAAATGGCCTCATATGAGGTCTTGTATAGAAGATAGTGTAGGTTTCCTTtttgttgggatgaagtcgaggTAGATAATCTCTCTGGTCGAACTAATTCAAGAAATGAAGAAGCAAGTAACGATCATATGTGAAAGAATAACGACAACACAAAGTGGGTAGAAGAGCTATACTGATACAAGAATAACGGTTTTGATCTTCGAAAAAGGTGATTGGATATACATTAAGGTGTCACCAATGAAGGGAGTAAAAAGGTTTGGGAAGAAAGGAAAGCTAAGCCTGATGTATGTTGAGTCATATCAAATATTGGAAAAGGTAGGCT
This is a stretch of genomic DNA from Carya illinoinensis cultivar Pawnee chromosome 3, C.illinoinensisPawnee_v1, whole genome shotgun sequence. It encodes these proteins:
- the LOC122304116 gene encoding peroxisomal and mitochondrial division factor 2-like, which codes for MADVRISNGVSFDAEDNQTGENFYDLDQRTDNEVRDSGLTKKIESLELEKLQLVRENAEVRERVEKLTAEVEELQNNNASMKEKLEGMEKEIEQSEEAKKALDAIAARAFELETEVSRLQHDLISTMSEGEEANIELVELKGILGDKGVRIENLEREVESLKKEKVESERKTRELERKVGVLEVREIEEKSKKVRIEEEMREKIAEKERELGGFRKKVQDLESVISEKRSELEKWTREKLDLKALSRESEEKLKLMELKVVGLQKEMEEAEKVITGLKEKAVDTISGSLNGIRESVISGEKKGLNLDWPVVVGATGAIAVAAAATYVIYARRR